In a single window of the uncultured Dysgonomonas sp. genome:
- the metA gene encoding homoserine O-succinyltransferase: MPVNIPNNLPAIEILKKENIFVMNQLRANEQDIRPLRVLILNLMPIKIMTETDLIRLLSNNPLQVEVEFLKLETHTSKNTSEEHLEMFYKNFSQVKDDFYDGMIITGAPVELYEFEEVTYWPEISSIFDWARTHVTSTLYICWAAQAAMYHFYGVKKYPLPEKMFGVFKHIAHDKKFPLFRGFDDEFYIPHSRHTTVRREDVLRHHELKILSESDDSGVGIVASRGGREFYLTGHSEYAPYTLHNEYIRDAEKGLPIKTPLNYYKNDNPENGPVVRWSGHGNLLFNNWLNYFVYQETPYDKTKIKDLGNIDPVKEGYMYYI, encoded by the coding sequence ATGCCAGTTAATATACCTAACAATCTTCCGGCGATTGAGATTCTGAAGAAAGAGAACATCTTTGTAATGAACCAACTCAGGGCTAACGAACAGGATATACGTCCTCTTCGTGTGCTCATCCTCAATCTGATGCCGATTAAGATAATGACGGAGACCGATTTGATAAGGTTATTATCGAACAATCCGTTGCAGGTAGAAGTTGAGTTTCTGAAACTGGAAACGCATACATCTAAGAACACCTCGGAAGAACATCTTGAAATGTTTTATAAGAACTTCAGTCAAGTAAAAGACGATTTCTATGATGGTATGATAATAACAGGTGCGCCTGTAGAGCTATATGAATTTGAAGAGGTGACCTACTGGCCCGAAATATCTTCGATATTCGACTGGGCGCGTACTCATGTGACTTCCACATTGTATATATGCTGGGCAGCTCAGGCTGCCATGTACCATTTCTACGGGGTGAAAAAATATCCGCTACCGGAGAAAATGTTCGGTGTATTCAAGCATATTGCCCACGATAAGAAGTTTCCGTTGTTCAGGGGCTTCGACGACGAGTTTTATATTCCTCATAGCCGTCACACAACCGTGAGGAGGGAAGATGTGCTTCGACATCATGAGTTGAAAATACTGTCGGAGTCTGATGATTCCGGTGTTGGAATAGTCGCATCCCGTGGAGGACGTGAATTTTACCTGACAGGGCACTCCGAATATGCACCATATACACTTCATAACGAATATATACGGGATGCGGAGAAAGGCTTGCCCATAAAGACTCCGCTCAATTATTATAAAAATGACAATCCTGAGAACGGGCCGGTAGTACGCTGGTCGGGTCATGGTAATCTCTTATTTAATAATTGGCTCAACTACTTTGTATATCAGGAAACTCCGTATGATAAAACGAAGATCAAAGATCTGGGTAATATAGATCCTGTGAAAGAGGGCTATATGTATTATATCTAA
- the glpE gene encoding thiosulfate sulfurtransferase GlpE translates to MSLKRITSHQAKEKLSNSNAILVDIRDEESFRSGHIEGATHLTQENLPLFLTSSSKTTPILVMCYHGNSSQMVARFLTEQGFEDVYSVDGGYEGWV, encoded by the coding sequence ATGTCATTAAAGAGAATAACATCGCATCAGGCCAAAGAAAAGTTATCCAATTCCAATGCAATACTGGTAGATATAAGAGATGAAGAAAGCTTCCGCAGCGGACATATAGAAGGCGCAACACATCTTACCCAGGAAAATCTACCTCTCTTCCTAACCTCATCCAGTAAAACCACCCCGATATTAGTCATGTGCTATCATGGAAACAGCAGCCAGATGGTAGCAAGGTTTCTTACAGAACAAGGATTCGAAGATGTATACAGCGTAGACGGCGGGTATGAAGGATGGGTGTAA
- a CDS encoding LytTR family DNA-binding domain-containing protein: MQTYLVLANSNDLVRVSPERIAYISSDGNYSTMVLVNKEEHLFTFNLGTFEKVIEQQLDDDAGTFIRLGKSLIINAQYIYYVNVSKQQIILSDISFPHKFALSASKEALKALKTVLENSIKNGRTEE, from the coding sequence ATGCAGACGTATCTTGTATTGGCAAACAGTAACGACTTGGTGAGGGTCTCTCCCGAGAGGATAGCTTATATATCCTCCGACGGGAATTACTCCACTATGGTACTGGTCAATAAGGAAGAGCATCTGTTTACATTCAATCTGGGTACCTTCGAAAAGGTTATTGAGCAACAGCTGGATGATGATGCAGGCACTTTTATCCGTCTGGGTAAAAGCCTGATTATAAATGCGCAATATATCTATTACGTGAATGTTTCCAAGCAGCAGATTATTCTTTCAGATATCAGCTTTCCTCATAAATTTGCACTTTCTGCTTCGAAAGAAGCATTGAAGGCATTGAAAACAGTATTAGAAAACAGTATAAAGAACGGGAGAACCGAAGAATGA